The Panicum virgatum strain AP13 chromosome 5K, P.virgatum_v5, whole genome shotgun sequence genome has a window encoding:
- the LOC120710169 gene encoding uncharacterized protein LOC120710169, whose amino-acid sequence MAAPGGDASGRATGRNVDMRKNILNVDSRGSLQWSQFFPFHHRTLSLPPSPLVHSTTNHLDAGDLAAFRGSAVIKHQDVATASHGRSLAVIELAGDADEEAWRRLYRSAASSMGHGSKIVITSRSEKVAALGTAKALRLEALPQEAYWYFFKALAFGSANPDDHPKVASLAMEIAELSEGAFVAGNVVANLMRANQSTEFWLRVLQCSRDYTRKHQAMFGSHPNKLLRQGQSVYPWRMAGTRDVVTTVCKIYQKPSSGEDDVPGVTVQDILSGRSTRKGNFSAVAWVSTVPPYRTFLASCASQTVRCSTATKKRPRHARA is encoded by the exons ATGGCGGCGCCG GGCGGGGACGCGAGTGGACGAGCCACTGGAAGAAATGTTGACATGAGAAAGAACATACTCAATGTTGACTCGAGAGGGTCCTTGCAGTGGAGCCAATTCTTTCCATTCCACCACCGAACCCTCTCCTTGCCCCCGTCTCCACTAGTACACTCCACCACCAACCATCTTGACGCCGGAGACCTGGCTGCTTTCAGAGGCAGTGCCGTGATCAAGCATCAGGATGTCGCCACCGCTTCACACGGGAGGTCACTCGCTGTCATCGAGCTAGCTGGGGACGCGGACGAGGAGGCATGGAGGAGGCTGTACcgctcggcggcgagcagcaTGGGGCATGGGAGCAAGATCGTGATCACAAGCAGATCAGAGAAGGTAGCTGCACTTGGAACAGCCAAGGCTCTCAGGCTCGAGGCTCTGCCGCAAGAAGCGTACTGGTACTTCTTCAAGGCGCTCGCGTTCGGGAGCGCGAACCCGGATGACCATCCAAAGGTCGCATCCCTGGCCATGGAGATCGCGGAGCTGTCGGAAGGTGCGTTTGTGGCAGGAAACGTAGTGGCAAACCTGATGAGAGCCAACCAGAGCACCGAGTTCTGGCTCAGGGTGCTTCAGTGCTCGAGAGACTACACCAGGAAGCACCAAGCCATGTTTGGCAGCCATCCTAACAAGCTCCTGCGGCAAGGGCAGTCCGTGTACCCCTGGAGGATGGCCGGGACTCGCGACGTCGTCACAACAGTCTGCAAGATCTATCAGAAGCCATCATCTGGGGAGGACGATGTCCCGGGGGTAACCGTGCAAGACATTCTTTCGGGACGTTCCACGCGCAAGGGAAATTTCAGTGCAGTGGCATGGGTATCAACCGTTCCTCCCTACCGCACCTTCTTGGCGAGCTGTGCGTCGCAGACGGTCAGGTGCTCTACGGCCACCAAGAAGCGCCCGAGGCATGCCAGGGCGTGA
- the LOC120707870 gene encoding RGG repeats nuclear RNA binding protein C-like translates to MATLNPFDLLGADDGDDPSQLIAAAAAAAQKAEAKKAAAAPAGKAAQPAAAVKFPTKPAPPSQAVRDARGGGAPARGGYGRGERGRGRGGRGYGQNRDFGGESANGFQGGYGGGGFGDGAVTGGAEGERERGPRPPYRGGGRRGGYRNGEFGDDSERPPRRNYERHSGTGRGYEMKRDGAGRGNWGTATDEVLAQETEEALKVEEDAPIAEKQGEQNDAPATDENKDNKDAAAEEEEKEEDKEMTLEEFEKIREEKRKALLSLKTEERKVEVDKDLQSLQPLSNKKENDEVFIKLGSDKDKKKESAERDERAKKSLSINEFLKPAEGERYYGGRGRGRGRGERGGFRGGYAGGYSRGPAAAPSIEDQAQFPSLGGK, encoded by the exons ATGGCCACCCTCAACCCGTTCGACCTCCTcggcgccgacgacggcgatgaCCCCTCGCAGCTGattgccgccgcggcggcggcggcgcagaaggccgaggcgaagaaggccgccgcggcgcctgcTGGGAaggcggcccagcccgcagcGGCCGTCAAGTTCCCGACTAAGCCCGCTCCCCCCTCGCAGGCTG TGAGAGATGCACGTGGAGGCGGTGCACCAGCTCGTGGTGGCTATGGCCGTGGCGAACGTGGCCGTGGCAGAGGTGGACGGGGATATGGCCAGAACCGTGACTTCGGTGGTGAATCTGCCAATGGCTTCCAGGGAGGTTATGGTGGCGGAGGCTTTGGGGATGGTGCTGTAACTGGTGGAGCTgaaggggaaagggagagagGCCCTCGCCCCCCTTACCGTGGAGGAGGCAGACGTGGTGGCTACAGGAATGGTGAGTTTGGCGATGACTCTGAGAGGCCACCTAGGAGAAACTATGAACGCCACAGTGGAACTGGCCGTGGGTATGAGATGAAGCGTGATGGCGCAGGGCGTGGGAACTGGGGAACTGCCACCGATGAAGTTCTTGCGCA GGAAACTGAGGAAGCTCTCAAGGTGGAGGAGGATGCTCCTATTGCTGAGAAACAGGGCGAGCAGAATGACGCCCCAGCAACAGATGAGAACAAAGATAACAAggatgctgctgctgaggaggaagagaaggaaGAGGACAAG GAGATGACTCTGGAGGAGTTCGAGAAAATaagggaggagaagaggaaaGCACTACTTTCATTGAAGACTGAAGAGAGGAAGGTTGAAGTTGATAAGGATCTACAGTCTCTGCAGCCACTCTCaaacaagaaagaaaatgaTGAAGTTTTCATTAAGCTG GGTTCTGACAAGGATAAGAAGAAGGAAAGTGCTGAGCGTGATGAGCGCGCCAAGAAG TCGCTGAGCATCAACGAGTTCCTGAAACCTGCTGAAGGAGAAAGGTACTATGGTGGTCGCGGTCGTGGAAGGGGCCGTGGGGAGCGTGGTGGTTTTAGAGGTGGATATGCTGGGGGTTACAGTCGCGGCCCAGCTGCTGCCCCATCCATTGAAGATCAAGCTCAGTTCCCAAGCCTTGGTGGGAAGTGA
- the LOC120707871 gene encoding probable acyl-[acyl-carrier-protein]--UDP-N-acetylglucosamine O-acyltransferase, mitochondrial isoform X1: MSAAAAAARAARLLLPCLPQTTTTRLLHASASQGAAREASGSFIHPAAVVHPDAVIGQGVSIGPFCTVGPSARIGDACQLHAGSHVVGDTELGEGCIVQTGAILGADIPGQTVIGENNVIGHYATVGIKCQDLKYKTGDECFLHIGRKNEIREYCSIHRSSKSCDCTVIGDNNLIMGSCHIAHDCKIGNNNIFANNTLFAGHVVVEDCTHTAGAVVVHQFCHIGSYSFLGGGSVVAQDVPRYMMVAGDRAELRGLNLEGLRRNGFSDQEVRCLRKAYQKVFMPTITIESSFEERLAELERENELSETPAVSCMVESIRMSFDQGRRGICKFRSWNSS, from the exons atgtccgccgccgccgccgccgcccgcgccgcgcggctgCTGCTCCCGTGTCTCCCCCAGACCACCACCACGCGCCTTCTCCATGCGA GTGCTTCGCagggggcggcgcgggaggcgTCCGGGAGCTtcatccaccccgccgccgtcgtccaccCCGATGCCGTCATCGGCCAG GGTGTCTCGATAGGGCCCTTTTGCACGGTAGGGCCTTCAGCCAGGATTGGTGATGCCTGTCAATTACATGCTGGGAGCCATGTCGTGGGAGATACCGAGCTAGGGGAGGGATGCATTGTTCAAAC TGGTGCTATTCTTGGTGCAGATATCCCTGGCCAGACAGTTATTGGGGAAAACAACGTCATCGGACACTATGCTACTGTTGGTATAAAATGCCAAGATTTGAAATATAAG ACTGGAGATGAATGCTTTCTACATATTGGTAGAAAAAATGAGATCAGAGAGTACTGCTCCATTCATCGTTCTTCCAAATCTTGCGACTGCACG GTTATTGGTGATAATAATCTTATAATGGGTTCGTGCCATATAGCTCATGATTGCAAGATTGGTAACAATAACATCTTTGCTAATAATACTCTGTTTGCTGGCCATGTAGTTGTTGAA GACTGTACTCACACTGCAGGAGCTGTTGTTGTCCATCAATTTTGTCATATTGGGTCATACTCATTTCTTGGTGGAGGCTCTGTG GTTGCACAAGATGTGCCAAGGTACATGATGGTTGCAGGTGATAGAGCAGAGCTTCGTGGTCTGAATCTTGAAGGTCTTAGGCGCAATGGATTCTCTGACCAAGAG GTACGGTGTTTGAGGAAAGCTTATCAGAAAGTATTTATGCCAACTATTACTATTGAGAGTAGCTTTGAAGAGAGACTGGCTGAATTG GAAAGGGAAAATGAGCTGTCAGAAACTCCTGCTGTATCCTGCATGGTCGAATCAATTCGCATGTCGTTTGATCAAGGACGTCGAGGGATTTGCAAATTCCGAAGTTGGAACAGTTCATAA
- the LOC120707871 gene encoding probable acyl-[acyl-carrier-protein]--UDP-N-acetylglucosamine O-acyltransferase, mitochondrial isoform X2 — MHCSNFSGSGAILGADIPGQTVIGENNVIGHYATVGIKCQDLKYKTGDECFLHIGRKNEIREYCSIHRSSKSCDCTVIGDNNLIMGSCHIAHDCKIGNNNIFANNTLFAGHVVVEDCTHTAGAVVVHQFCHIGSYSFLGGGSVVAQDVPRYMMVAGDRAELRGLNLEGLRRNGFSDQEVRCLRKAYQKVFMPTITIESSFEERLAELERENELSETPAVSCMVESIRMSFDQGRRGICKFRSWNSS, encoded by the exons ATGCATTGTTCAAAC TTTTCTGGCAGTGGTGCTATTCTTGGTGCAGATATCCCTGGCCAGACAGTTATTGGGGAAAACAACGTCATCGGACACTATGCTACTGTTGGTATAAAATGCCAAGATTTGAAATATAAG ACTGGAGATGAATGCTTTCTACATATTGGTAGAAAAAATGAGATCAGAGAGTACTGCTCCATTCATCGTTCTTCCAAATCTTGCGACTGCACG GTTATTGGTGATAATAATCTTATAATGGGTTCGTGCCATATAGCTCATGATTGCAAGATTGGTAACAATAACATCTTTGCTAATAATACTCTGTTTGCTGGCCATGTAGTTGTTGAA GACTGTACTCACACTGCAGGAGCTGTTGTTGTCCATCAATTTTGTCATATTGGGTCATACTCATTTCTTGGTGGAGGCTCTGTG GTTGCACAAGATGTGCCAAGGTACATGATGGTTGCAGGTGATAGAGCAGAGCTTCGTGGTCTGAATCTTGAAGGTCTTAGGCGCAATGGATTCTCTGACCAAGAG GTACGGTGTTTGAGGAAAGCTTATCAGAAAGTATTTATGCCAACTATTACTATTGAGAGTAGCTTTGAAGAGAGACTGGCTGAATTG GAAAGGGAAAATGAGCTGTCAGAAACTCCTGCTGTATCCTGCATGGTCGAATCAATTCGCATGTCGTTTGATCAAGGACGTCGAGGGATTTGCAAATTCCGAAGTTGGAACAGTTCATAA